Proteins from a genomic interval of Trichoderma breve strain T069 chromosome 2, whole genome shotgun sequence:
- a CDS encoding transcription factor TFIIH complex subunit tfb5 domain-containing protein has product MPRAIRGVLIECDPSIKSIIVNIDSVNHDFIIEDLDEERVVVKENMVHLLKQKLEDRLKENLPPVDESGSE; this is encoded by the exons GCGTCCTGATCGAGTGCGATCCTTCCATCAAGTCCATCATCGTCAATATCGACAGCGTGAACCACGACTTCATCATTGAGGACCTGGACGAGGAACGTGTCGTTGTCAAGGAGAATAtggttcatcttctcaaacaGAAGCTCGAAGAC CGCCTCAAGGAGAATCTTCCTCCCGTTGACGAGTCCGGTTCCGAGTAA